The proteins below are encoded in one region of Sminthopsis crassicaudata isolate SCR6 chromosome 1, ASM4859323v1, whole genome shotgun sequence:
- the LOC141551704 gene encoding olfactory receptor 14C36-like has translation MSNLTNSMTEFLLMGFSDTRELQILYSLLFFLVYSAGLMGNLLIVIITTMDRRLHTPMYFFIRNLSIVDICFISVTVPQASINSMVNNRVISITGCATQIFLLVWMAYVEFTLLTVMARDRFVAICHPLLYPMIMNPRACMQMTLTCFFTGLLYAGLHTGLTFQLSFCNSNVIHQFFCDIPSLLKISCSETFYNIGFLLASVLVIGVGCFALITASYIRIFSTVLRFPAKEDQRKAFSTCIPHIIVITLFLISASYVHLQPLSDSESIKNMIISVFYSIIPPFLNPIIYSLRNKQIKEGVRVVMKRKVFFNK, from the coding sequence ATGTCTAACTTGACCAACTCCATGACTGAATTTCTCCTTATGGGGTTTTCTGACACCAGAGAGCTGCAGATCTtatattctttgcttttctttctcgtTTACTCAGCAGGCCTGATGGGAAATCTCCTCATTGTCATCATCACCACTATGGACAGGAGACTCCACACCCCCATGTACTTTTTCATTAGGAATCTGTCCATTGTGGATATCTGCTTCATATCAGTAACTGTTCCCCAAGCATCCATTAACTCCATGGTAAACAACAGGGTTATTTCAATTACTGGCTGTGCAACTCAGATATTTCTGCTAGTCTGGATGGCATATGTTGAGTTTACTTTGCTCACTGTCATGGCCCGTGATCGCTTTGTTGCCATCTGCCACCCACTTCTTTACCCAATGATCATGAACCCTCGTGCCTGCATGCAGATGACCTTAACCTGCTTCTTCACTGGCCTTTTGTATGCAGGTCTCCATACTGGTTTGACATTCCAGTTGTCTTTCTGCAATTCCAATGTGATCCACCAATTCTTCTGTGACATCCCCTCTCTACTGAAGATCTCTTGCTCAGAAACATTCTACAATATAGGATTTTTACTTGCCTCTGTGCTGGTGATTGGAGTTGGCTGCTTTGCCCTCATCACTGCATCTTATATTCGCATATTTTCCACTGTGCTCAGATTTCCAGCaaaagaagatcaaagaaaagcCTTCTCTACTTGTATCCCCCACATCATTGTAATTACTTTGTTCCTTATTTCAGCCTCCTATGTGCATCTACAACCACTTTCAGATTCTGAGTcaataaaaaatatgatcatttcAGTATTCTATTCCATAATACCACCTTTTCTGAATCCTATTATATATAGTCTAAGGAATAAGCAGATAAAAGAGGGTGTAAGAGTAGTAATGAagagaaaggttttttttaataaataa